A stretch of Pseudomonas sp. CCC3.1 DNA encodes these proteins:
- a CDS encoding alkene reductase → MSQSELFKTTQLGPYTLKNRIVLPPLTRSRSSQPGNIANDLMATYYRQRSGAGFMVTEGTQIEPRGQGYAWTPGIHSPEQIQGWRKVTDAVHAEGGVIFAQLWHVGRVSHTSLQPGGEAPVAPSAIRADNVKVFIETGPGTGTLADPSTPRALSTKEVKELVELYAQAARNALDAGFDGVELHCANGYLVNQFISAHTNQRDDEYGGSLQNRLRFLREITLAVAGVVGKERVGVRFAPLFATTDEDRVYLGLVEEDPHQTYIEAVKILEEVGIAYLSLAEADWENAPELPETFREAVRKTFSGKIIYAGKYTAERGNRVIKAGWGDLIAFGRPFIANPDLPARIANNWPLNPVDPSTMYGGTDKGYTDYPTYKS, encoded by the coding sequence ATGTCACAATCAGAACTTTTCAAAACCACTCAGCTGGGCCCATACACCCTTAAGAACCGTATCGTTCTGCCGCCACTGACGCGCTCGCGCAGCTCCCAACCCGGCAATATTGCGAACGACCTAATGGCCACCTATTACCGTCAGCGCAGCGGTGCTGGCTTCATGGTGACCGAGGGCACACAGATCGAACCCCGAGGACAGGGTTATGCCTGGACACCTGGCATTCATAGCCCGGAACAGATACAAGGCTGGCGTAAGGTCACCGACGCTGTTCACGCCGAAGGGGGGGTGATCTTTGCTCAACTTTGGCATGTGGGCCGCGTGTCGCACACATCGCTGCAACCCGGTGGTGAAGCGCCCGTCGCGCCATCAGCCATCCGCGCGGACAACGTCAAGGTGTTCATCGAAACTGGCCCCGGCACGGGTACACTGGCCGACCCTTCGACCCCACGAGCCCTGTCCACCAAGGAGGTAAAGGAACTGGTTGAGCTCTACGCCCAAGCAGCCCGAAATGCTTTGGACGCAGGTTTTGACGGGGTGGAGCTTCACTGCGCGAACGGGTACCTGGTAAACCAGTTCATTTCGGCCCATACCAACCAGCGTGATGATGAATATGGCGGTTCGCTGCAGAACCGTCTTCGCTTCCTGCGCGAAATCACCCTCGCTGTTGCTGGTGTGGTCGGCAAGGAGCGCGTTGGCGTTCGCTTCGCCCCGCTGTTCGCGACCACAGACGAAGACCGCGTCTACCTTGGTCTAGTCGAAGAAGATCCTCATCAAACCTACATCGAGGCAGTGAAGATCCTCGAGGAAGTGGGCATTGCCTACCTGTCGCTCGCCGAAGCCGATTGGGAAAACGCACCCGAGCTGCCTGAGACGTTCCGGGAAGCTGTTCGTAAGACCTTCAGCGGCAAGATTATCTATGCCGGCAAGTACACCGCTGAACGAGGAAATCGCGTGATAAAAGCTGGCTGGGGCGATCTGATCGCTTTTGGCCGCCCCTTCATTGCGAACCCCGACCTGCCCGCTCGTATCGCCAACAACTGGCCGCTTAACCCAGTTGATCCAAGCACCATGTACGGCGGTACCGATAAAGGCTACACCGACTACCCGACTTACAAATCCTAA
- a CDS encoding excinuclease ABC subunit UvrA, producing the protein MPSNSFGESSCTAAASGLVQVRGARENNLKEVDVSIPRNALVVFSGVSGSGKSSLAFGTIYAEAQRRYFESVAPYARRLIDQAGVPDVDAIDGLPPAVALQQQRGSSNARSSVGSVTTLSSLVRMMYSRAGTYPANQPMLYAEDFSPNTPQGACPACHGLGHVYEVTEALMVPDPSLSIRERAIASWPPAWQGQNLRDILVSMGYDVDRPWKDLPKKDRDWILFTEETPTVPVYAGFTPAETRSALKRKMEPSYMGTFTGARRYVLHTFANTQSALMRKRVSRFMEGKPCPTCHGKRLKPEALSVTFAGVDIGAFMQMPLDHLAALLEPIAQGDFRAHAAGAATDKEATRRERAERAATGHAVHAVSPDVRHTSALSEEKRLAAQRLAGGVMARLRQLRELGLGYLTLDRATPTLSAGELQRLRLATQLSSLLFGVVYVLDEPSAGLHPSDSQALYDALDRLRDAGNSVFVVEHDLDLMRRAQWLVDVGPDAGERGGRVLYSGEPDGLRKIAESRTARYLFDEIPAPGSRAREATGWLELQGIHRHNLHGVDARIPLGVLTAVTGISGSGKSSLIAQALPELMLLHLGHEPEDDAAESATSEGPAVVEATGGHLAGDVDAIQRLVQVDQKPIGRTPRSNLATYTGLFDHVRKLFAATPDARRRRYDAGRFSFNVAKGRCETCEGEGFVSVELLFMPSVYAPCPTCHGARYNEATLKVQWNGRNIAEVLQMTVDEASEFFAGEDAVARPLQLLRDIGLGYLRLGQPATELSGGEAQRIKLATELQRSQRGRSLYVLDEPTTGLHASDADRLLVQLQRLVDSGNTVVMIEHDMRAVAQADWMIDVGPGAGAAGGSIVVAGSPQQVARKSGSRTAPFLARELARAE; encoded by the coding sequence ATGCCAAGCAATTCTTTCGGTGAATCCTCTTGTACCGCTGCGGCCAGCGGCCTCGTGCAGGTGCGTGGCGCGCGCGAGAACAACCTCAAAGAGGTGGACGTCTCTATCCCGCGGAATGCGCTGGTGGTGTTCTCGGGTGTCTCCGGCTCCGGGAAGTCCTCGCTGGCCTTCGGCACCATCTATGCCGAGGCACAGCGACGCTATTTTGAGTCGGTGGCCCCCTATGCACGGCGCCTGATCGACCAGGCGGGCGTGCCGGACGTAGATGCGATCGACGGCCTGCCACCAGCGGTGGCGCTGCAGCAGCAGCGGGGGTCCAGCAATGCGCGTTCCTCCGTGGGCAGTGTGACCACCCTGTCCAGCCTGGTGCGGATGATGTATTCGCGCGCCGGCACCTATCCCGCCAACCAGCCAATGCTGTACGCCGAGGATTTTTCGCCGAACACGCCGCAGGGGGCGTGCCCGGCCTGCCACGGCTTGGGTCATGTGTACGAGGTGACCGAGGCGCTCATGGTGCCCGACCCCTCCCTGAGCATCCGTGAGCGGGCGATTGCTTCCTGGCCACCCGCCTGGCAGGGCCAGAACCTGCGCGACATCCTGGTCAGCATGGGCTACGACGTTGACCGGCCGTGGAAGGACCTGCCGAAAAAGGATCGCGACTGGATTCTGTTCACCGAGGAAACACCAACGGTGCCGGTGTACGCCGGTTTCACGCCTGCCGAAACCCGCTCCGCGCTCAAACGCAAGATGGAGCCGAGCTACATGGGCACCTTCACCGGCGCCCGGCGGTATGTGTTGCACACCTTCGCCAATACCCAGAGCGCGCTGATGAGAAAGCGCGTATCCCGGTTCATGGAGGGCAAACCGTGCCCTACCTGCCACGGCAAGAGGCTCAAGCCCGAAGCGCTGTCGGTCACCTTCGCTGGGGTGGACATCGGCGCGTTTATGCAGATGCCGCTGGACCACTTGGCGGCATTGCTCGAACCCATCGCACAGGGCGATTTCCGCGCCCATGCAGCGGGTGCGGCTACGGACAAGGAAGCGACCCGGCGCGAGCGTGCCGAACGCGCTGCCACCGGCCATGCGGTCCATGCGGTATCGCCCGACGTGCGCCATACCTCCGCGCTGTCGGAAGAAAAGCGCCTCGCCGCACAGCGCCTGGCTGGAGGCGTGATGGCGCGCCTGCGCCAACTGCGCGAGCTAGGCCTGGGCTACCTGACGCTGGACCGGGCCACGCCGACGCTTTCGGCCGGCGAGTTGCAACGCTTGCGGTTGGCCACGCAATTAAGTTCCCTGCTGTTCGGCGTCGTGTACGTACTCGACGAACCCTCGGCGGGCCTGCATCCCTCCGACAGCCAGGCCCTGTACGATGCACTCGACCGGCTGCGCGACGCGGGCAACTCGGTGTTTGTGGTGGAGCACGATCTGGACCTGATGCGCCGCGCGCAATGGCTCGTGGATGTCGGGCCGGATGCCGGGGAGCGTGGCGGCCGCGTGCTCTACAGCGGCGAGCCGGATGGCCTGCGCAAGATTGCCGAATCGCGTACTGCACGTTACCTGTTTGACGAAATTCCCGCACCCGGAAGCCGAGCACGCGAAGCGACCGGCTGGTTGGAGCTGCAGGGCATCCACCGCCATAACCTGCATGGCGTGGATGCGCGCATTCCGCTGGGCGTGCTGACAGCCGTTACCGGCATCTCTGGCTCCGGCAAATCCAGCCTCATCGCGCAGGCCCTGCCGGAATTGATGCTGCTGCACCTGGGCCACGAGCCTGAAGACGATGCCGCCGAAAGCGCCACCAGCGAAGGGCCGGCAGTGGTCGAAGCGACCGGCGGCCATCTGGCGGGCGACGTGGACGCCATACAGCGCCTGGTGCAGGTTGACCAGAAGCCGATCGGGCGCACGCCGCGGTCGAACCTGGCTACCTACACGGGTCTGTTCGACCATGTGCGCAAGCTGTTCGCCGCCACGCCCGATGCTCGACGCCGCCGCTATGATGCCGGACGGTTCTCGTTCAACGTCGCCAAGGGGCGCTGCGAGACTTGCGAGGGCGAGGGTTTCGTTAGCGTGGAACTGCTGTTCATGCCCAGCGTGTACGCGCCGTGCCCGACCTGCCATGGCGCGCGCTACAACGAGGCCACGCTGAAGGTGCAGTGGAACGGGCGCAACATCGCCGAGGTGCTGCAGATGACCGTGGACGAGGCCAGCGAATTCTTCGCGGGTGAAGACGCGGTGGCAAGGCCCCTGCAACTGCTGCGCGACATCGGACTGGGCTATCTGCGCCTGGGACAACCAGCCACTGAGCTTTCCGGTGGCGAGGCGCAGCGCATCAAGCTGGCGACCGAGCTTCAGCGCAGCCAGCGCGGCCGAAGCCTGTACGTGCTCGACGAGCCGACCACCGGGCTGCACGCGTCGGATGCCGACCGGCTGCTGGTGCAGTTGCAGCGCCTGGTCGATTCCGGCAATACCGTAGTGATGATCGAGCACGACATGCGTGCGGTGGCCCAAGCCGACTGGATGATTGACGTAGGGCCAGGCGCGGGCGCTGCCGGCGGCAGCATCGTGGTGGCGGGTTCCCCTCAGCAGGTGGCCCGAAAGTCTGGCAGCCGAACCGCTCCGTTCCTTGCACGGGAGTTGGCGCGGGCCGAGTAG
- a CDS encoding NADH:flavin oxidoreductase/NADH oxidase, whose translation MSALFQPFTLKDVTLRNRIAIPPMCMYSSNDGLINEWHSVHYASLARGGAGLVIVEATAVAPEGRITPGCAGIWNDELAQAFVPVVQSIKAAGSVPGLQIAHAGRKASANRPWEGDDHIAEDDARGWQTIAPSAIAFGGHLAKQPQAMTLEDIARVREDFVAAARRARDAGFEWLELHFAHGYLAQSFLSEHSNHRDDAYGGSFDNRSRFLLETLAAVREVWPEHLPLTARLGVIEYDGRDEQTLTEAIELTRRFKDGGLDLLSVSIGFTIAETNIPWAPGFMGEVAQRVKREAGIPVASAWGFGTPSVAEEAVKSGQLDLAMIGRAHLANPNWSYLAAQELGVERASWTLPAPYAHWLERYK comes from the coding sequence ATGTCTGCGCTGTTCCAACCCTTCACGCTTAAAGACGTCACGCTTCGCAACCGTATTGCGATTCCCCCTATGTGCATGTACTCGTCAAACGATGGCCTGATCAACGAGTGGCACAGTGTTCACTACGCCTCCCTTGCGCGTGGCGGGGCGGGGTTGGTGATTGTCGAAGCAACCGCTGTAGCGCCAGAAGGGCGGATCACTCCTGGCTGTGCGGGTATTTGGAACGATGAGCTGGCCCAGGCCTTCGTACCGGTGGTGCAGTCGATCAAGGCAGCCGGCTCGGTCCCCGGCCTGCAGATCGCCCACGCCGGTCGCAAGGCAAGCGCAAACCGTCCATGGGAAGGTGATGACCACATCGCTGAAGATGACGCCCGTGGCTGGCAGACCATCGCTCCATCGGCCATAGCTTTTGGCGGTCACCTGGCCAAGCAGCCGCAAGCCATGACGCTGGAAGACATTGCCCGTGTGCGTGAGGATTTCGTCGCAGCCGCTCGCCGTGCGCGTGACGCTGGCTTCGAGTGGCTGGAGCTGCATTTCGCCCATGGTTATCTGGCCCAGTCGTTCCTTTCCGAACACTCCAACCATCGCGATGACGCCTACGGTGGCAGTTTCGACAACCGTAGCCGCTTCCTGCTTGAAACGCTGGCGGCTGTTCGTGAGGTTTGGCCGGAGCACCTGCCGCTAACCGCTCGTCTAGGGGTTATCGAATACGACGGCCGGGACGAACAGACGCTGACCGAGGCTATCGAACTGACACGTCGCTTCAAAGATGGTGGCCTGGATCTGCTGAGCGTCAGCATTGGTTTCACCATCGCTGAAACCAACATTCCCTGGGCGCCTGGCTTCATGGGCGAAGTTGCCCAGCGCGTGAAGCGTGAGGCGGGGATACCAGTGGCTTCGGCATGGGGCTTCGGCACGCCAAGCGTTGCCGAAGAAGCGGTCAAGAGCGGTCAGCTGGACTTGGCGATGATTGGGCGAGCACATCTGGCCAATCCAAATTGGTCCTATCTTGCCGCCCAAGAGCTGGGCGTAGAGCGTGCGTCCTGGACCTTGCCGGCTCCCTATGCCCACTGGCTTGAACGCTACAAGTGA
- a CDS encoding zinc-dependent alcohol dehydrogenase family protein, translated as MSRVIRFHRTGGPEVLQIDEIDVPAPGANEVQINVRALGINRAEVMYRTGQYVIEPTFPAMLGYEAAGTVSAVGPGVVGFAVGDAVSVVPAFSFDEYGLYGELVNAPAHAVVKHPEALSFTEAAATWMKFVTAYGALIELGGLQAGETVLIRAASSSVGLAAIQIANMVGAVPVALTRTSDKREALLQAGAAAVIATQEQDMVAEVMTMTHGKGARMAFDPVGGPEVALVLKALANHGIFFQYGALDTRDIPVSVMDLLGKHLTLRGYQLFEITQDREKLERAKHFINEGLASGQLQPVIDRTFSFDEMAEAHRYMESNAQVGKIVVTL; from the coding sequence ATGTCTCGCGTCATACGCTTTCATCGCACCGGTGGACCGGAGGTTCTCCAGATCGACGAGATCGACGTGCCGGCTCCCGGCGCGAACGAGGTTCAAATCAACGTCAGGGCGCTCGGCATCAACCGGGCTGAAGTGATGTACCGCACAGGCCAGTACGTCATCGAACCGACGTTTCCCGCCATGCTGGGCTATGAAGCGGCTGGGACCGTATCTGCAGTGGGTCCCGGTGTGGTCGGCTTCGCTGTTGGCGATGCGGTCAGCGTAGTGCCCGCGTTCTCCTTTGACGAATACGGCTTGTACGGTGAATTGGTCAACGCGCCGGCTCACGCGGTGGTCAAACACCCGGAAGCGCTTTCTTTCACGGAAGCAGCGGCGACCTGGATGAAGTTTGTCACTGCCTATGGCGCACTGATCGAGCTTGGTGGGCTGCAGGCCGGCGAGACGGTGCTAATCCGTGCGGCGTCCAGCAGCGTGGGGCTTGCCGCTATCCAGATTGCGAACATGGTGGGCGCCGTTCCTGTCGCGCTGACCCGCACCAGCGACAAGCGCGAGGCCTTACTTCAGGCCGGGGCGGCGGCAGTCATTGCGACGCAGGAGCAGGACATGGTGGCCGAGGTCATGACGATGACTCATGGCAAAGGCGCTCGCATGGCCTTCGATCCCGTTGGCGGGCCCGAAGTGGCCTTGGTGCTCAAGGCACTGGCGAACCACGGCATCTTCTTCCAGTACGGCGCTTTGGACACTCGGGATATCCCTGTGTCGGTCATGGACCTGCTCGGCAAGCATCTGACGCTGCGTGGTTATCAGCTGTTCGAGATCACCCAGGATCGAGAAAAACTCGAACGGGCCAAGCACTTCATCAACGAAGGGCTCGCCTCTGGGCAGCTGCAGCCGGTAATCGACCGTACATTCAGCTTCGACGAGATGGCCGAGGCTCACCGGTACATGGAATCGAATGCCCAGGTGGGCAAGATTGTTGTAACGCTTTAA
- the nhaA gene encoding Na+/H+ antiporter NhaA, translating into MPASSFGESSAHIRRRRVAHYLRTESGAAVLLVIVTVVALVWANSPLSNAYFELWHLDVGFNFGPLRLHMDLHHWVNDGLMVVFFFLIGLEVRQEFAHGSLRDRSRARLALIAGVTGVVLPALVYVLIVKLAGSEGLHGWGAVVGTDTAFMLGTLAIVGPRLSGQLRVFLLTLTVVDDFLAVSIIGIVYSEEIRIVPLLIALASLVGLWLLGRTRQWRATPYVLIVIVLWFATVYSGIHASLAGMAAGLLIPAYATQRHGVVAARQLFRDFWQSPSAASARAVDCGLSQGISVNERLHEFLRLPTALLIVPVFALANAGVDLRGGLLAEAFGSPVTWGVIAGLVLGKLLGIGLITLVAIRLGLGRLPEGVGVGSVFGGAALSGIGFTVSLLIIGLAFGTTSDLGRQATVGVLVSMVFATLLGWLIFKVAALKWGEETADLPMVLEPPVDPEVDHIRGPEDAQLTLVEYIDFECAYCAHATGSWDDLRAHFGDDLRYVVRQLPHHPHGPIAARASEAASNQGMFWPWLDFVFTRQHALEREDLIGYAAELGLDIDRFIADLDSPAVIERVERDLVSAVASGAHVTPTFFIQGRRLLGSYDARTLTAVLEASRRGPRTQEVPS; encoded by the coding sequence ATGCCAGCCTCTTCTTTTGGTGAGTCCTCGGCGCATATCAGACGGAGACGCGTTGCCCACTATCTACGCACGGAGTCTGGCGCTGCGGTGCTGCTGGTGATCGTCACGGTTGTGGCGCTCGTGTGGGCGAACTCGCCGCTATCTAACGCCTATTTCGAGTTGTGGCACCTAGACGTCGGGTTCAACTTCGGGCCACTGCGCCTACACATGGATCTGCATCACTGGGTCAACGACGGCCTGATGGTCGTCTTCTTCTTCCTGATCGGACTGGAGGTGCGTCAGGAGTTCGCCCACGGATCGCTCCGTGACCGCAGCCGTGCCCGCCTCGCCCTGATCGCGGGGGTCACGGGAGTCGTGCTTCCCGCGCTGGTGTATGTCCTGATCGTGAAACTAGCCGGAAGTGAGGGCCTGCACGGGTGGGGTGCGGTGGTCGGCACCGATACGGCGTTCATGCTGGGCACCTTGGCGATCGTCGGCCCGCGGCTATCGGGTCAGTTGCGCGTGTTCCTGCTCACCCTGACCGTGGTCGATGACTTCCTCGCAGTGTCCATCATCGGCATCGTCTATAGCGAGGAGATCCGGATCGTCCCGTTGCTTATCGCCCTCGCCAGCCTCGTTGGATTGTGGTTGTTGGGGCGCACCCGCCAGTGGCGGGCGACGCCGTATGTGTTGATCGTGATCGTGCTGTGGTTCGCAACCGTGTATTCCGGCATCCATGCCTCCCTCGCCGGGATGGCCGCGGGGCTGCTGATCCCCGCCTATGCGACGCAACGTCACGGGGTCGTTGCGGCAAGACAGTTGTTCCGTGACTTCTGGCAGTCTCCGAGTGCCGCATCGGCCCGCGCGGTGGACTGCGGGCTGTCCCAGGGTATCTCGGTGAATGAGCGGCTGCACGAGTTCCTGCGGCTGCCGACGGCGCTGCTGATCGTGCCGGTGTTCGCCTTGGCGAACGCCGGGGTGGACCTGCGTGGCGGGCTGCTCGCCGAGGCCTTTGGCTCGCCAGTCACGTGGGGCGTCATCGCAGGGCTCGTGCTCGGCAAGCTCCTGGGCATCGGGCTCATCACGCTCGTCGCCATCCGTCTCGGCCTGGGCCGGCTGCCCGAGGGCGTCGGGGTGGGGAGCGTGTTCGGTGGGGCGGCGCTGTCCGGGATCGGGTTCACCGTGTCGCTGCTCATCATCGGGCTCGCGTTCGGCACGACCTCGGACCTGGGCCGCCAGGCGACGGTCGGCGTGCTCGTGTCGATGGTGTTCGCCACGTTGCTCGGGTGGCTGATATTCAAGGTCGCCGCTCTCAAGTGGGGGGAGGAGACTGCCGATTTGCCGATGGTACTTGAGCCACCAGTCGATCCGGAAGTCGATCACATCCGCGGTCCGGAGGACGCCCAGCTCACGCTCGTGGAGTACATTGACTTCGAGTGCGCGTACTGTGCACACGCCACCGGTTCGTGGGACGATCTGCGCGCCCACTTCGGGGACGACCTGCGGTATGTGGTGCGCCAGTTGCCGCACCACCCCCACGGGCCGATCGCCGCGCGGGCGTCCGAGGCGGCATCGAACCAGGGGATGTTCTGGCCGTGGCTGGACTTCGTGTTCACCCGTCAGCATGCGCTGGAGCGAGAGGACTTGATCGGCTACGCCGCCGAGCTGGGTCTTGACATCGATCGGTTCATCGCGGATCTCGACAGTCCCGCAGTGATAGAGCGTGTCGAGCGTGACCTCGTCAGCGCGGTCGCCAGCGGTGCGCACGTCACTCCTACGTTCTTCATCCAGGGTCGTCGTCTGCTCGGCAGTTACGACGCCCGCACTCTCACCGCAGTGCTCGAAGCCAGTCGCCGCGGCCCTCGCACTCAGGAAGTCCCGTCCTGA
- a CDS encoding putative quinol monooxygenase: protein MITPLTLVATLVAKAGSEDELQQTLQDLQGASRAEADCIQYDFHKDAEQPRTFHMVEQWRDEAALTAHEATPHFQAALPVIERAAEKFSVMKMYRVS from the coding sequence ATGATCACCCCACTCACACTGGTTGCCACATTGGTCGCCAAGGCCGGCTCCGAAGATGAGCTCCAGCAGACGCTGCAGGATCTGCAAGGCGCAAGTCGCGCCGAAGCAGACTGCATCCAATACGACTTTCATAAAGATGCAGAACAGCCTCGCACCTTCCATATGGTTGAGCAGTGGCGAGACGAAGCGGCGCTGACTGCGCACGAGGCCACCCCGCATTTCCAGGCAGCGCTGCCCGTCATCGAACGCGCCGCCGAAAAATTCTCCGTCATGAAAATGTACCGCGTCTCCTGA
- a CDS encoding LLM class oxidoreductase produces the protein MYQPSTIPYQEHRGFKRTFRQGHLSLGLFFPLEAFEGDTPSMLDQVALAKRAEALGFSALWFRDVPLRDPSFGDVGQVFDPWVYLGYMAAHTTKIALGTASIALTLRNPLHTAKAAASIDQLSGGRLLLGVASGDRPVEFPAFSIDPEQRGETFQENLNVIRQAHRTHFEPIRWSHGELLGADLVPKPTTREIPLFVTGHSRQPLDWIARESHGWINYPRPPKMQRLIVEDWRQETAKQCGTIYKPFLQSLYIDLDEHPSTPPSPIHLGFRLGRNHLRALLDTLQEIGVDHVILNLKYGKRPAAEVIEELGKHIVPQFGAQVPDSPT, from the coding sequence ATGTACCAACCGAGCACGATCCCCTACCAAGAGCATAGGGGATTCAAACGAACCTTCAGGCAGGGTCATCTAAGCCTTGGGCTGTTCTTTCCCCTGGAGGCTTTCGAAGGTGATACACCGAGCATGCTAGATCAGGTCGCGCTGGCCAAACGTGCAGAGGCACTTGGTTTTTCGGCGCTCTGGTTTCGCGACGTCCCACTCAGGGACCCAAGCTTCGGCGATGTCGGCCAGGTTTTCGACCCTTGGGTGTATCTGGGCTACATGGCAGCCCATACAACAAAAATCGCACTAGGCACCGCCTCCATCGCCCTTACTTTGCGTAATCCCTTGCACACGGCAAAGGCCGCAGCGAGCATTGATCAGTTGAGCGGAGGTCGCTTGCTCCTGGGAGTAGCCTCTGGCGATCGTCCCGTGGAGTTTCCCGCATTCAGCATTGATCCAGAACAGCGTGGCGAGACCTTTCAAGAAAACCTCAATGTGATACGCCAAGCCCATCGAACACACTTCGAGCCCATTCGCTGGAGTCACGGCGAGTTACTGGGGGCCGATCTCGTTCCCAAACCTACGACTCGGGAAATACCGCTATTCGTAACCGGACACAGCCGCCAGCCGCTCGATTGGATCGCGCGTGAAAGCCATGGATGGATCAACTATCCACGTCCGCCAAAAATGCAGCGACTCATCGTGGAAGATTGGCGACAGGAAACGGCTAAACAATGTGGCACTATCTACAAGCCGTTCTTGCAATCGCTGTATATCGACCTGGACGAACACCCATCCACGCCACCCTCGCCTATCCATCTAGGATTCCGACTGGGACGTAACCACCTGCGGGCCTTGCTGGATACACTTCAGGAAATCGGTGTAGATCACGTCATCCTGAACCTCAAGTATGGTAAACGCCCCGCAGCAGAGGTTATCGAGGAACTTGGCAAACATATCGTCCCGCAATTCGGCGCACAGGTGCCCGATAGTCCTACCTGA
- a CDS encoding ArsR/SmtB family transcription factor encodes MTIDVNEALKALANPTRLAILNWLKDPRTVFPEQEVDPETVGVCVSIIQERTGLSQSTTSLYLAALQRAQLVTSQRIGPWTYYKRHDENIDAFFKALQERI; translated from the coding sequence ATGACTATTGACGTTAACGAAGCCCTGAAAGCATTGGCGAACCCGACGCGCCTTGCCATCCTCAATTGGCTCAAGGATCCCAGGACAGTCTTTCCCGAGCAGGAAGTCGACCCAGAAACGGTAGGCGTGTGCGTCAGTATCATCCAAGAGCGCACGGGCCTCTCGCAGTCAACGACATCGCTTTATCTCGCAGCTCTACAGCGCGCGCAATTGGTGACATCGCAGCGGATCGGCCCCTGGACCTACTACAAACGCCACGATGAGAATATCGATGCCTTCTTCAAGGCGCTGCAAGAAAGAATCTAG
- a CDS encoding ArsR/SmtB family transcription factor has translation MRPYKHPPVTEFVLERLLYALSDPVRLEIVRRLAELGEASCGELDGGRPKSTMSHHFRVLRDAGLVQTQTIGTTHMNSLRRDDLNNRFPGLLETILSQRG, from the coding sequence ATGCGCCCCTACAAACACCCTCCCGTCACTGAATTCGTCCTCGAGCGTCTGCTATACGCCTTGAGCGATCCTGTGCGCCTGGAGATCGTCCGACGCCTTGCCGAACTGGGCGAAGCCAGCTGTGGCGAATTGGACGGTGGCCGACCAAAGTCCACCATGTCCCATCACTTCAGGGTGCTGCGAGATGCCGGGTTGGTCCAAACCCAAACCATCGGCACGACCCATATGAACTCGTTGCGCAGGGATGATTTGAACAATCGATTTCCTGGTTTGCTCGAGACGATCTTATCTCAGCGCGGCTAA
- a CDS encoding zinc-binding alcohol dehydrogenase family protein — protein sequence MKAIAHFKCLPVENPDALVEIDLPEPVPGPRDLLVEVKAVSVNPVDTKVRQGYVPHTDETQPRILGWDAAGVVKSVGSDVTLFKPGDKVWYAGSLIRPGSNSELQLVDERIVGSMPQSLEFAQAAALPLTSLTAWELLFDRLGVARDTTDRGETLLIIGAAGGVGSIMTQLARQLTGLTVIGTASRPETQAWVTELGAHYVIDHTKPLSEELKRIGLPQVSYVASLTQTDRHYEQIIESLKPQGRLGLIDDPATLDVVPLKRKSLSLHWELMYTRSLYETEDMQEQHNILNEVARQIDAGVLRTTVGENYGRISAENLRRAHALLESGKAKGKIVLEGF from the coding sequence ATGAAAGCCATTGCACACTTCAAATGTCTGCCTGTTGAGAACCCTGACGCCCTCGTGGAGATCGATCTACCCGAGCCAGTGCCGGGGCCGCGCGACCTGCTGGTAGAAGTCAAGGCCGTATCGGTCAACCCGGTCGATACCAAAGTCCGCCAGGGCTACGTGCCGCATACAGACGAAACACAGCCGCGCATCCTCGGTTGGGACGCTGCCGGCGTGGTCAAGTCGGTCGGTTCCGACGTAACGCTGTTCAAGCCCGGTGACAAGGTGTGGTACGCCGGGTCGCTGATCCGCCCGGGCAGCAACAGTGAGTTGCAGCTGGTAGACGAGCGCATTGTCGGATCGATGCCACAGTCGCTGGAGTTCGCCCAGGCCGCGGCGCTTCCCCTGACGTCTCTGACCGCTTGGGAATTGCTATTTGATCGCCTCGGCGTAGCGCGCGACACCACCGACCGTGGCGAAACGCTGCTGATCATTGGCGCTGCAGGCGGGGTGGGTTCAATCATGACTCAGCTGGCGCGTCAGTTGACCGGCCTGACCGTCATTGGTACGGCTTCGCGCCCTGAAACCCAGGCCTGGGTCACCGAACTCGGCGCCCATTACGTGATCGATCACACCAAGCCACTGAGCGAAGAGCTCAAGCGCATCGGCCTTCCGCAGGTCAGCTACGTCGCAAGCCTGACGCAGACCGATCGGCATTACGAGCAGATCATCGAGTCACTGAAGCCACAGGGCAGGTTGGGCCTGATCGATGACCCGGCCACGCTGGACGTCGTACCGCTCAAACGCAAGAGCCTGTCGCTGCACTGGGAGCTGATGTACACGCGCTCGCTGTACGAGACCGAGGACATGCAGGAGCAGCACAACATCCTCAATGAAGTGGCCCGCCAGATCGATGCGGGTGTGTTGCGCACCACCGTTGGCGAAAACTACGGGCGTATCAGCGCCGAAAACCTACGTCGCGCCCATGCCTTGCTGGAGAGCGGCAAGGCAAAGGGCAAGATCGTTCTGGAGGGCTTCTGA